The nucleotide window tggctCCCTCTGCTCCTACCTCATTTTTGCATATATCGGGTGAGTCGTCCACCTGCTCTGATCACGAAGAATTCAATCCTGATTCCGTTGTTTGGCGGCGAAGTTCTCGAGAGCAGCTCTTCAATTTCACTCAAAATTAGGGCTTCTTTTTTCTTCTAATACTGAGGTGGAAATGCTTCGGATCGTCATCTAGGGTTCGTAAAGGTGCTACCTTTGCCTTCAATTGCATGAAGATTTGGTGTTGCCTATGCTTCACTTTCGAAGACGAAGAAGCACCGTTAAAGTGTAACAACGTTCAGGATAAAGCCATGAGGGAGGGCATTTTCGAGAATGACAACAACCCTGAGAGCAACATTGAGAATAACGCCGAGGAAACTGCAGCTACGAGATTAGCGCTTGCGTTGACTGACAATAGGCTGGAGCGTGATGATCAGGTCCCCTTGAGGTTGTTCGAGGATATGATTAGAGCGATGCGTAGTGGCCGTGCCAATTGGGACGAGGGGGCACCTGGTTTAGACGAGGTGGTGCATGTGGTTGCCCCGCTTGACTTGAGGAAGACCGCGATTTGTTTCGCACAGCGAGGCCAGGGAGAGAGTAGTAgttccacagcagcagcagccgCCGCCGCCGCCGCAGTGACAGGTAGTGGTAGCGAGGATTGCGATCGGGATATGCATAATAAGCGAGCCAAAGTTTACTCTGGTTCTCGGTAAGTCCTGATATGAACTTAACAGAAGATGATGCATGACTGGTTGAGAGCTGTGCTGAGCTGGATTCTGTTAATAAGTAGTTAGTTAGTTCTTTACTTGTGTTGCTTATAAAGAAACCGCTTGTAGTTTGATGGTCAAGGAAGATATTCAAACGAAGATATTCTCTCTCTCTGGATTCTCTCCCGTTTCCCTCTTCATTCTTAGATTCTCTGTATTTTCTTTCTTGAAACTATTGGCTTGTGTTCTGCTACTAattcttcctctcctcttccttcaTTCTTGAAGCTAGGGTTCCTATCTCTTCTTTGATGGTAagcttctcttcttctttctctctttctgTGTTCAATTTCTCCTTGTGTTCTTGTTTTTCACATTCTTGGTTGTATCAAGATTCATCTTCGTCCCTTTAATTCTTTCCCTAAATTCTTACCCATTTGATTACACCAATTCCTGTTATGGATTATGTTCCTTTCTTAGTCACAAGACCTTATCAGAATTGAATGATAGAAGGTGTAAGGGCTTGCGCTTGTGGTGTGATGAGCAATTTACCATGGCCACTCTTTTTTGTTTTAAATCGCTTCAATTTCAAATTTCTCGTTTTGTTGTGCATTGTGATGTATGGTTGGTTTTCTTAAgagtttttataatatttttgtgaGATTGCAATTCAAATGCTATCTTTGTTGCGTaatatactattttcatactttttcGCCGATAGGGGAATGCAAGCCTTCCCAACTTTAGTTATTTTTCCCCCTCTAGAGTTGCTAATCTGTGGTTATAATTAGGATTAATGTTTGCTTTCTTCCTAAAGTTAGTGTGGAATTATGTAAGTTGACACCTTGTTAAAGAATGTGAGCTATTTTCTTGTGATATATTcgacaaaattatattttataaaaattgtaataCTGTAGATAGTGCTTCTTTGCACAATAGTAAGCTTCTTCATCATCCGTGTTTTCCCCTATCCCTCAGCACTTATCATAAGGTGCAATTTCTGGTTATAAATGCCTCTCTTTATTTGCTCTTTACAATGCCTGGTTCTTTTACCCTTCACAAAAGATTCTGTTCTAGAGTAGCATCATTTGGGTATTAAGCTTTAAACATCAAATATAATCTCCTTATTTTTAGAATTAGTCTTTATCGTCTTCATATGCAATGTTGGGTGATGCTGATGTGCATGATGAGTGGATTCCTTGACAGTATAGTTTTCATAGTTTTGACGGATATCCTTTTGTCATTGCATTTTTTTCTTCCTTCAGTGATTGTCATTATACAGAGGCTATGTCTTCAGATGCTGGCAATACTAGTTCATCAGCTGATAGAGATTTTCGTTTAAGTCAAAGCTCTTCTGTTCCATCAAGGAATGAGATTTCTTATCATAATTTCATGTGGAATTACATCAGTGATGAGAATCCCTGTGATTCTAGTGGTGGGAGAGATGATGGAGATGAGGGTGGTACTTCTAAGTCAGAAGATTTAGAAGTTCGGATGGACCTTACAGATGATTTATTGCATATGGTAACATGCCTAAATATCTTCTTCTGGCATATGTGTATGGTTGTATGCTTTTGTCAATATAAGTTTGTCGTTTTCTTCCCAGGTTTTCTCTTTCTTGGACCACATTAATCTCTGTCAAGCTGCAATGGTTTGTAGGCAGTGGCGAGCAGCCAGTGCACATGAAGACTTCTGGAGGTGTCTGAATTTTGAGAATCGGAACATATCTGTAGAACAATGTGAGTGTTATTGTTGCCAAACTGGTAGATTGTTGTTGTCTTTGTTTTGTGTCCTTATATTCATCCAATTGGAGCAATGGGATTGTAAAAACTTAAAAAGATTCAGTTTGCTGTCCAAAAGAAATGCTATTTTGAAAAACTTAGCTGAGCCTTAATTTAAATTAGTGATTGTTATATCATTTTTTGATGTTGCTAAGCTTATGCACAATCCTGTTGTTATTTCATTGCTAGTTACCTGATATGAGAATATCAGTGAAATCAGGAAGACTGTTTAGATAGGTTTGCAAAATTTCAAAAAAGTTCTAGTCGACAGCAGGGGCTAAATACTAAATAATGACAGATTCACTGCAGGATATGGCTATGCCATGGTAGGATACTACatgtgaaaataataataatattgataatataGGATTTGACACAGGGTTTATGTGTTGATTAGTAAATAAATAAGAATGGATACATGCTGCAATCTCAGATATCAAACAGGTGTATGTAAGCTGCATGAGCATTCACTTTTCTGAACTGAAATGCGCTACAGAAAGCCTATGGGTAGTCTTGCTTATGACTTTTGTTTAAGAGATGATGTATCCTAACCATTGTGCATGTGTCATGTAATGGGGGTGAAAGGGTTATAAGCTAAGTTCAACATGTTATGCAAGTACCAGTTTGAAGATGCATAGTCAGCCAATGTTGTTATAATCTTATGATTCGATTTTCTGCTCTAGCGATTCAAATCTATAGGTTGAATCTCAGATGCATCTGAATCTTAACCAAATCTTACGGTTCAATAGTGAATTTGGTGAATCAATATGAATCTACTGATTCAGTTTTTCTTTTTCTAGAGGGTTGTTAGGCTCTATAGcttcaaaatttaatatttcactttattttttattgtgaGAAGTGCATATAAAACCTTTATTTAGCTATTTTTCTTCCACTAGCCATTCTTGTCCCTATTCCTCTTCTTTTGTCTTTGTTTTCGTTTTTTCTATTATAAATATACTTCTCTAATTATAGTTGTTAAATTATGACATTTTATATTAATGTATTCTAACCTTTTAATTTAACCCACTatccttttttattatttaattatttgttcaAATTTAAATGGGAATTTCAGTACCTGCACAATGATAATAATTGTCTACAATTCAAGagtttataatttataacataaaaaACCAAATAAcataataagattttttttttccattataaAGCATAACTCTTATTAGCTAAATATTAATTCTGTATTTATCAAAATATAacattgtgattttttttttttacttttttttagaacatatatcatttttaattaattttgagaaCTTTTATCAAATCTTATGATTCGGTTTGATTCTCCATTCACAAAATGAAGATTTCGATTCTCGATTCGAATCTTGATTTGACAACTATGGAGTCAGCCTCTATCTGGAATTAAGTCTAAGCTGAGTATATATATCAGGGCATGCATTTTGTAATTACCTTATGAGGAAATATAGAGGGAATTGAGGAGTGTAGGTATGCCGTATGGGTAGGAGTCTTAATAGCATTACCTTTGCTACATAGTTAAAATTCAGTGGGTTTTCATATGCATATTGACAATATTTTGACCTATGGAAACATGAATATCAGTTTCTTTGAAAAGTTAAATTTTTGTAATCTAGTTGAAGATTCACGGTTTGCATTCTCAACCAAAGTTTTCATTAAAAGTTTAAGAGTAAAGTACTTAGTCATCCCTGGATTATGTTAAAATTAGCCCATATATTCCTTGGTTTTTAAAAATCAATGATTTAGTCCCTGTAGTTTGACTCTGTCAAACTGAAGGTCCCTCGGTCCAATTTTCCATCaatttttagttaattgtttgagaATGATCTAAATATCATTAAAGGTAAATTACTTTTTGTCCTTGGATTATCTCAAAATTAACACATATTTCCTCGGCTTTTCAATAATCAATGTTTTAGTCCTTgtattttgacttggtcaaactgAAAAGAAAATACACTATTTTTAAATATGGATGGAGGAACTTTCAATTTGACAGAATCAATATACATGGACTAAACTATTTGTTTTTGAAAACAAGGGAACATGTTAATTTTGACGTAATATAAAGATGAAAAAGTAATTTACCCAAAGTTTTATTAAAGCGGCAATCCAATTTCATTATGATGACTATTCTAAATTATTAGGTTGTAATACAATTACATGAATGTATAATGCTTGAAGGCATTCAATATCCCtttgtttttaaaaaataatttggaaattaATTTGGCCTCGTGCAATTTGAATTTTCAGTTGAAGACATGTGTCGGAGATACCCAAATGCAACTGAAGTGAATGTTCATGGTGCTCCCAACATCCACTTGCTTGTTATGAAAGCAGTCTCTTCATTAAGGTACTTGTGCTTCCTTGGTTCATGGTTGCTCTGATTAAATAATTTCATGCTGCTAATCTCTTAATTCTTCTCAGAAATCTTGAGGTTTTAACATTGGGAAGAGGACAACTAGGGGATCTTTTTTTCCATGCCTTAGCAGAGTGTAACATGTTGAAGAGTTTGAATGTCAATGATGCTACTCTGGGTAATGGTGTTCAGGAGATCCCTATAAACCATGATAGATTGTGTCATCTTCAGCTTACAAAATGCCGTGTGGTTAGGATATCTGTAAGGTGAAACAATATTAAGTTTCCAAAGCAAACTCTTATCTTCTGCAAGTTTGCTCAATTTATATGTTGTGGTAAAATATATGTTTTGCAGGTGCCCACAACTCGAAACATTGTCTTTGAAGCGCAGCAACATAGCACAGGCTGTACTCAGTTGTCCTCTTTTGCGTCTCCTTGATATAGGGTCTTGCCACAAGCTTTCAGATGCAGCAATTCGCTCAGCAGCAACTTCATGTCCTCAATTGGAGTCTTTAGACATGTCGAATTGTTCATGCGTTAGTGATGAAACGTTACGAGAAGTAGCCCTCACTTGTGTTAATCTCCATATTCTGGATGCATCATATTGTCCAAATATATCACTTgaggttttttatttttttttatttttttatttttttataaaaaaaaccaTCTTAATTTTGGCTCTATGTGGATCTATCATTTGTTTGACATGCTTCCTTGTGTCTGTTTTGAAGTCTGTAAGACTGCCAATGTTGACAGTTCTCAAGCTTCATAGCTGTGAGGGAATCACGTCAGCTTCTATGGCTGCAATATCTCGTAGTTATATGTTGGAGGTTTTACGTCTGCTGCGCTACATATTTTTCTTGCCCAGATGTATTTCATCCTCTCTAAATAACAAGAATTGAACATCAAAAGTGACATTGTAATTTTGTTGCAGGTTTTGGAGCTTGACAATTGCAACCTATTGACTTCTGTGTCATTGGATCTTCCTCGCCTGCAGAACATACGGCTAGTACATTGTCGCAAGTAAGTTTGTTACTCCATTTATTTTCCCATGCATTTCAAATCTCAAAAAGTATTCTTGCTTTCTGCGGAGTACAGGAGGTGGAGTTTGCTCTTCCTTCTTTATTTTCCATTACTTTTTATCATTTCAACTTCCCTGGCAGGTTTGCTGATCTGAACTTACGAAGTATCATGCTATCATCTATAATGGTGTCTAATTGTCCAGCACTCCATCGTATTAGCATCACATCAAACTCTCTTCAAGTGTGCTTTACAATTACACATCTATATCTTTCTCGTCTTTTCCTTGATCATTTGTTGAAGTTTTTAATTCTCAGAATTGTATTATGACATGCAGAAACTAGTATTGCAGAAACAGGAAAACCTCACAACATTGGCATTGCAATGCCAATGTTTGCAAGAAGTAGACCTCACAGATTGTGAATCTCTGACAAATTCTATTTGTGAAGTTTTTAGTGATGGCGGGGGGTGCCCTATGCTAAAAACATTGGTTCTTGACAGTTGTCAGGTTCGTAAATGTCCTTTGCTGAAATCCATTCCTGTTCATGTTCTCTATTGCTGATTTCATGAAGTGTGATCGTACTTGGTGCACAATAAATGGGAAATGGTGTTTCTTGAcacaatattatttttattataaacatCATGTTGTGTTCTTGAGTTTGGTTTCCATGTGAAGTGGATGATTGCTTGATGGTGTTTTCTTTCTGTTGGACTTCAATTTTTTAGCCAAGCAACTTGGGTGGGATTCTGATACTTTGTCAATTACCAATGCTATAGATGGTACTAAATTAGGGCTTGAGAAATGTAACTGGTGCACTGCTGATACTAGAAATCCAGTCTGTAGAATTAGAGTTTAGACATAATTATACAGAGAAAAAGGTATTCAACTTGATCGCCTCAAATATTAGGATTCAACTTGATCACTGCAAATCTTAGGTTTTCAGAATTTAGGGAAGAATTAATGagttgaagaaatttgaagattaGGTGAGGGAAGGCAAGGATGAGAAGGTTCTGGCAAGAACTTCACTGAATCCATGGGGTCATGCTTGCAAATAGTATTCACTGTTGGCCATTTATGGGAAGTGTATGTGCCCCGAAGAAATTAAGTATTCACTTCTTAATACCACAGTTTGGAGTCATTGATACTGTCCCATGCTGGTTTATTACTTCCTAATGTTAACATCTCAAGTCTCTTTGATGATTCATGTGATTGAtggtgtttgaaattgattttcccATTTAACTGGATTTAACAATTTAAACTTTTTCAGAGCTTGACGGCTGTGCAATTCTGCAGCACCTCTTTAGTGAGTCTTTCCCTAGTTGGTTGCCGTGCTATTACTGCTCTTGAATTGATGTGCCCGTGTCTTGAGAAAGTTTGTCTAGATGGTTGTGATCATCTTGAGAGAGCATCATTTTCTCTTGTGAGTGACAGTCACTGTAACCTATTCTTTTTGTGTGTGCTAAATTCTCAGTTTATGCTGTAAAACATCAATGATAAACAGGATTTTGATCTTCGCCTTTTTAGGTCGCACTCCGGTCACTGAATTTGGGAATTTGTCCCAAATTAAGTGTACTTAATATTGAAGCACCATATATGGTGTCACTCGAGTTGAAAGGATGTGGTGTGTTGTCTGAAGCAACTATCAACTGTCCTCTCCTAACATCCTTGGATGCTTCCTTCTGCAGGTAATGCACTTATATTGCTTTTACTAGTATTTTGGGCATCCCTTCTTGGTCTTATAGTTGATGTCTTTTGGCTGTGTATCTGCAGCCAACTTAAGGATGACTGCTTGTCTGCAACAACTGTGTCCTGCCCACTGATCGAGTCATTAATATTGATGTCTTGCCCATCTGTTGGTTCTGATGGACTTTACTCTCTGCGTTGGCTTCCACGTCTGACTGTGCTAGATTTGTCATATACTTTCATAATGAATCTGAAGCCAGTTTTTGAGTCTTGTTTGCAACTGAAGGTAATTATCGTTGTAACTTTTAATCTTCACTTTACCTGAAGTACTGAAGTTGGATAAGGGTATGTGGATATGGATGTGAGTGACACTTCAACACTTCAAACGAAGGGGAAGATCTACGAAGATTTAGTTTATTAACTGGAATTTTCATTGTTTCATCAAAGAATTGATTTTTCTGTCTAATTTAGTTACTATGTTTCTTATATTTTTCACACGTAATGTTGATACTCATTTTACCTCTTGACCTTGAAGGTACTAAAATTGCAAGCCTGCAAGTATCTCACTGACAAGTCTTTGGAGCCTCTTTACAAGGAAGGAGTTCTGACAGTGCTTCAGGAGTTGGATTTGTCTTATGGTACCCTCTGTCAGTCTGCCATAGAGGAGCTTCTTGCTTGCTGTACACATCTCACTCATTTGAGCTTGAATGGCTGTGTGAATATGCATGACCTGATTTGGGAATATAATGGAGGTCAACTTTCTGAGTTTCCAAGCGTACATAATTCTTCTGCCCTGCTCTCTGATAAGAATATAAATGAACCAATTGAGCAGGCAAACCATTTGCTACAGAACCTCAATTGTGTGGGTTGTCCAAATATTAGGAAAGTTCTCATTCCACCAATGGCGCGCTGTTCCCATTTGTCATCACTAAACCTTTCTTTATCTGCcaatttgaaggaagttgatgTTACTTCTTTTAATTTGTGTTTTCTTAATTTGaggtatgtttttttttttccttgacatatttaatgtttttatttatgtactttttcatttttatgcTTTTTTCCACATGTTAATGAATTTGTTTTTGTATACTTTCCAGTAATTGTTGCTCTTTGGAGGTATTGAAGCTTGAGTGTCCTAGACTGACCAGTCTCTTTCTACAGGTATGTGCTTTGTGTCCATGATTCATTTCTGCAGTCATTGTCTTGATACAGCTCATCAGGaaggggcaaaaaaaaaaaaaaaaaaaaaagatagtggGATATCCATCTTTAGGTTGGATAAATGTAGGAAGTTTGTTCTATATATTGGGTAAATGTAGCAAGTTGTTATAGTGTTTATGTATTACTTTACCTAGGGCAACTTGTGGAATTGCCATTTGGATTTGATAACTGCTTATTGTTACATATAAAAGAACTAGATTTAAGAATAAATAGAAGTGTTGAGAAGTTGCAGGAATAGGTGTGAAAGCTGGAAAAGTCGACCAGTAAACTGGAGAATCTCTGTTGTTATTCATTCCAGATTTTCTGTCAATAAAGAATTATTCTGTGTCttaatttctcttctttctcttttctaCCTGTTTCTCTCCCTCTAAGTTTCTCCTCTCTCCTTATTTTCTACCTGTTTCCCTGGGGTTGAGGGAAGGTAATCTGCTTCATGAAATACTGTTTTATAACtatttgttttaatggtattacAGTCTTGTAACATTGATGAGGAAGACGTTGAAGCTGCCGTATCTCGATGTAGCATGCTGGAGACTCTAGATGTGCGTTTTTGTCCAAAGGTGAGAACATTTTGTTTGACCTCTTTCTATAGCTCCCATCTGGTTGAAAACCAAGACACCATACTGTCTTAATGGTG belongs to Hevea brasiliensis isolate MT/VB/25A 57/8 chromosome 4, ASM3005281v1, whole genome shotgun sequence and includes:
- the LOC110671628 gene encoding F-box/LRR-repeat protein 15; protein product: MKIWCCLCFTFEDEEAPLKCNNVQDKAMREGIFENDNNPESNIENNAEETAATRLALALTDNRLERDDQVPLRLFEDMIRAMRSGRANWDEGAPGLDEVVHVVAPLDLRKTAICFAQRGQGESSSSTAAAAAAAAAVTGSGSEDCDRDMHNKRAKVYSGSRDCHYTEAMSSDAGNTSSSADRDFRLSQSSSVPSRNEISYHNFMWNYISDENPCDSSGGRDDGDEGGTSKSEDLEVRMDLTDDLLHMVFSFLDHINLCQAAMVCRQWRAASAHEDFWRCLNFENRNISVEQFEDMCRRYPNATEVNVHGAPNIHLLVMKAVSSLRNLEVLTLGRGQLGDLFFHALAECNMLKSLNVNDATLGNGVQEIPINHDRLCHLQLTKCRVVRISVRCPQLETLSLKRSNIAQAVLSCPLLRLLDIGSCHKLSDAAIRSAATSCPQLESLDMSNCSCVSDETLREVALTCVNLHILDASYCPNISLESVRLPMLTVLKLHSCEGITSASMAAISRSYMLEVLELDNCNLLTSVSLDLPRLQNIRLVHCRKFADLNLRSIMLSSIMVSNCPALHRISITSNSLQKLVLQKQENLTTLALQCQCLQEVDLTDCESLTNSICEVFSDGGGCPMLKTLVLDSCQSLTAVQFCSTSLVSLSLVGCRAITALELMCPCLEKVCLDGCDHLERASFSLVALRSLNLGICPKLSVLNIEAPYMVSLELKGCGVLSEATINCPLLTSLDASFCSQLKDDCLSATTVSCPLIESLILMSCPSVGSDGLYSLRWLPRLTVLDLSYTFIMNLKPVFESCLQLKVLKLQACKYLTDKSLEPLYKEGVLTVLQELDLSYGTLCQSAIEELLACCTHLTHLSLNGCVNMHDLIWEYNGGQLSEFPSVHNSSALLSDKNINEPIEQANHLLQNLNCVGCPNIRKVLIPPMARCSHLSSLNLSLSANLKEVDVTSFNLCFLNLSNCCSLEVLKLECPRLTSLFLQSCNIDEEDVEAAVSRCSMLETLDVRFCPKICTISMGRLRSACPSLKRVFSSLSPS